A window from Glaciimonas sp. PCH181 encodes these proteins:
- a CDS encoding cytochrome oxidase small assembly protein, translating to MSDRKKPNNLRTALLLASIAIAFFVGIIINRVWFT from the coding sequence ATGTCTGATAGAAAAAAACCGAACAATTTACGTACTGCATTGCTGCTGGCATCGATTGCTATCGCGTTCTTTGTAGGGATCATTATTAACCGTGTCTGGTTTACCTGA
- a CDS encoding SURF1 family protein, whose amino-acid sequence MRNSLPIRFRFRFRLIPFVATVLLIALGISLAQWQTRRGDQKQAIEDAMKQRSMEAPLQLSAALQNVDQIEYRRVTVRGEFVQNWPVYLDNRSYKGSPGFYVLMPLKIANSNVHVLVERGWLPLNPQSRASLLPYPTPAGVVDVEGVVVKHAGRVLQLGQPTALQPGAIVQNLTIPELATASKLQLQPFLIEQTGDNHDSLVRDWPSPSLGIEKHRGYEFQWYALAVMAFLFFVVTGCRHGRKDAKNSSVGERE is encoded by the coding sequence ATGCGTAATAGTTTGCCGATCAGGTTCAGATTCCGTTTTCGATTGATTCCTTTTGTCGCTACGGTTTTGTTAATAGCGCTGGGTATTTCGCTGGCGCAATGGCAAACCCGCCGTGGTGATCAAAAACAAGCGATTGAAGACGCCATGAAGCAGCGCAGCATGGAAGCACCGCTGCAACTGAGCGCTGCTTTACAAAATGTTGATCAGATAGAATATCGGCGCGTGACAGTACGCGGCGAGTTTGTGCAGAATTGGCCAGTCTATCTGGACAATCGCAGTTATAAAGGTAGTCCGGGATTTTATGTATTAATGCCGCTTAAAATAGCGAACTCGAACGTCCATGTACTGGTCGAACGCGGTTGGTTGCCGCTTAATCCGCAAAGCCGGGCGAGTCTGTTGCCCTATCCGACGCCTGCGGGCGTGGTTGATGTGGAGGGCGTGGTCGTAAAGCACGCTGGCAGGGTGCTGCAACTAGGGCAGCCGACGGCGCTTCAGCCCGGTGCTATTGTACAAAATCTGACAATTCCTGAATTGGCAACTGCCAGCAAACTGCAGCTGCAACCGTTTTTGATCGAGCAGACCGGAGATAACCACGATAGCCTTGTCCGCGATTGGCCCAGCCCTTCGCTTGGCATCGAGAAGCATCGCGGTTATGAATTCCAATGGTATGCACTGGCCGTAATGGCCTTCCTCTTTTTTGTTGTGACGGGATGTAGACATGGACGCAAAGATGCAAAAAACTCCTCTGTCGGTGAACGTGAGTAA
- a CDS encoding DUF2970 domain-containing protein, translating to MSDLKKASRRKISFGATVKAVLWGFFGVRKKKDYESDAAGLNPVHVIIAGVIGAAIFIAILVTIVKLVVAQ from the coding sequence ATGTCGGATCTGAAGAAGGCAAGTCGCCGTAAGATTTCATTTGGCGCGACGGTCAAAGCGGTATTGTGGGGATTCTTCGGCGTACGTAAAAAGAAAGATTACGAAAGCGATGCGGCCGGTTTAAATCCGGTGCATGTGATAATTGCCGGTGTTATCGGTGCCGCAATTTTCATTGCAATATTGGTCACGATTGTGAAACTGGTTGTCGCTCAGTAA
- a CDS encoding twin transmembrane helix small protein has product MKIIVAIAFILIIGSLASALVFLMRDKGKSNRTVQALALRVGFSVTLFILLLIAYKLGYIQPTGIR; this is encoded by the coding sequence ATGAAAATCATTGTTGCCATCGCTTTCATTCTGATCATCGGTAGCCTGGCGTCCGCGCTCGTGTTTTTGATGCGCGACAAAGGCAAAAGCAATCGTACTGTACAAGCGCTGGCGCTGCGCGTCGGCTTCTCGGTGACGCTGTTCATTCTGCTATTGATTGCCTACAAACTAGGCTACATCCAACCTACCGGGATACGCTAA
- a CDS encoding cytochrome c oxidase assembly protein, whose translation MSAPSPDNEHRSYASQLNRKMLGKLIVIAGLMFAFGYGLVPVYRSICALTGVNFLTPQDSTVVAPSNTQVDKSRTITVEFDGNSRGAWRFRPTVSSLQVHPGEMTQVIYEVVNKEARTMDAQAIPSYAPMEAGAFFKKVECFCFTQQTLGPNQAKEFPVVFYIDPAIPKNVTSILLSYTFFEITKPVVAKPA comes from the coding sequence ATGAGCGCACCAAGCCCCGATAACGAACACCGTTCTTATGCGTCGCAGTTGAATCGGAAGATGCTCGGCAAACTAATCGTGATTGCCGGGTTGATGTTCGCTTTTGGTTATGGTCTGGTGCCGGTATATCGCTCGATTTGCGCGCTTACTGGTGTCAATTTCCTGACACCGCAAGACTCAACCGTCGTCGCACCTAGTAACACGCAGGTTGATAAATCGCGGACTATTACGGTGGAGTTTGACGGTAATTCGCGCGGAGCCTGGCGTTTCCGTCCGACTGTGAGCAGTTTGCAAGTACATCCGGGTGAAATGACGCAAGTCATTTATGAGGTCGTGAATAAAGAAGCGCGCACGATGGATGCGCAGGCGATTCCGAGTTACGCACCGATGGAAGCAGGGGCCTTCTTTAAGAAAGTGGAATGTTTCTGTTTTACGCAACAGACGTTGGGGCCGAATCAGGCCAAAGAGTTTCCGGTAGTGTTTTATATTGATCCAGCGATACCTAAGAATGTGACTTCAATTTTGTTGTCTTATACTTTTTTTGAGATCACCAAACCAGTGGTCGCAAAGCCTGCTTAA
- a CDS encoding cytochrome c oxidase subunit 3, translated as MEMSSQQGNAPYYFVPGPSRWPVLGGAALLLTMLGAAAWVNSVPFAPEVCGAGILALLVILYKWFGDAIGESEGGLYSPRIDTSFRWSMSWFIFSEVMFFAAFFGALFYARTVSMPWLADLDHKILWPDFAAHWGNTGPAGTIETFRTMGPFPIPTINTALLLTSGVTLTISHHALRAGHRGKTAFWLAATILLGATFMCFQAAEYMEAYQDFNLKLTSGVYGSTFFLLTGFHGFHVTVGAIMLSVVLYRVLKGHFTPDNHFAFEGAAWYWHFVDVVWLGLYVVVYWL; from the coding sequence ATGGAAATGAGTTCTCAACAAGGTAATGCACCTTACTATTTTGTGCCAGGTCCATCTAGATGGCCTGTACTAGGTGGTGCAGCGCTGCTTTTGACGATGTTAGGTGCTGCGGCCTGGGTGAATAGTGTTCCTTTCGCCCCGGAAGTGTGCGGAGCCGGGATTCTGGCGCTGCTGGTTATCTTGTATAAGTGGTTCGGCGATGCGATTGGCGAATCAGAAGGCGGCCTGTATAGCCCGCGTATCGATACCTCGTTTCGTTGGAGTATGAGTTGGTTCATTTTCTCCGAAGTCATGTTTTTTGCGGCATTTTTCGGTGCATTGTTTTATGCGCGGACAGTGTCGATGCCTTGGTTGGCCGATCTGGACCATAAGATATTGTGGCCTGATTTCGCTGCGCACTGGGGTAATACCGGTCCAGCCGGTACGATCGAGACATTCCGTACTATGGGTCCGTTTCCGATCCCTACGATCAACACTGCGTTATTGCTGACATCCGGCGTGACATTGACGATTTCTCACCATGCATTGCGCGCTGGTCATCGTGGCAAAACAGCATTTTGGTTGGCGGCAACGATTTTGCTTGGCGCAACGTTTATGTGTTTTCAAGCTGCTGAGTACATGGAAGCGTATCAAGATTTCAACCTTAAACTGACTTCCGGTGTTTACGGTTCAACGTTTTTCCTGTTGACCGGTTTCCATGGTTTCCATGTGACCGTCGGCGCGATCATGTTGTCCGTAGTGTTGTATCGGGTACTAAAGGGTCATTTCACACCGGATAATCATTTCGCGTTTGAAGGCGCTGCCTGGTATTGGCACTTTGTCGACGTGGTTTGGCTAGGTTTGTACGTTGTGGTGTATTGGCTGTAA
- a CDS encoding SCO family protein: MQKTPLSVNVSKTAANQPAAAGGKNLKRNGRIKMFLIVAVCAAPMIASYFTYYVIKPQTRTNYGTLLEPTQYAIPDLGSTALDGSPLALSAFKGKWVMLQVDSGDCQKECKDKLFEIRQLRKMQGKEMERIERVWLITDDKPLDKQSLQPFAGTKMLRVKPELLKAWLPTEAGTTAADHIYLIDPRSNLMMRFPKDADPYKVKTDLSKLLRASAIG, from the coding sequence ATGCAAAAAACTCCTCTGTCGGTGAACGTGAGTAAGACGGCGGCAAACCAGCCGGCAGCCGCGGGTGGTAAAAATTTGAAGCGAAATGGCCGCATCAAAATGTTTTTGATCGTCGCTGTATGTGCGGCGCCGATGATCGCATCGTATTTCACCTATTACGTTATCAAGCCGCAAACGCGCACCAATTACGGCACGCTACTTGAGCCAACCCAATATGCGATCCCCGATCTGGGCAGCACTGCATTGGATGGCTCCCCGCTCGCACTTAGCGCCTTCAAAGGCAAATGGGTAATGCTGCAAGTCGATAGCGGCGATTGCCAAAAAGAATGTAAAGATAAACTCTTTGAAATACGCCAGTTAAGGAAAATGCAAGGCAAAGAAATGGAGCGTATCGAACGGGTTTGGCTGATCACCGACGATAAACCTTTGGATAAACAAAGCTTGCAACCCTTTGCGGGTACGAAGATGTTGCGCGTTAAACCGGAGCTGTTGAAAGCCTGGTTGCCGACCGAAGCAGGAACTACTGCCGCCGATCATATCTATCTTATCGATCCGCGCAGCAACCTGATGATGCGTTTCCCTAAAGATGCCGACCCTTATAAAGTCAAGACCGACCTGTCAAAACTGCTGCGGGCTTCCGCCATTGGATGA